One region of Juglans microcarpa x Juglans regia isolate MS1-56 chromosome 7S, Jm3101_v1.0, whole genome shotgun sequence genomic DNA includes:
- the LOC121240703 gene encoding small subunit processome component 20 homolog isoform X2: protein MATTSHAQAVKSLNKSPGRRRFVFKTFSQRVEEIEIDVYRSLDEVKPEPSEGSSFFRDCLIEWRELNTAEDFISFYVEIMPLVQTLPLVLLHKELIVSKLLSSLHMKARLSLEPILRLVAALSRDLLVDFIPFLPRIADSLASLLQSGADREPEIIEQIFISWSYIMMYLQKYLIQDLVYLLKVTVKLRFYPKDYVQEFIAEALSFLLRNAPDEQLQYGIKRIMSEVVKKPLPTRKLGVSALLCYVMRGASSRFHSRAERVSRLLMDSAILDYQSLLEHAGFLMQNIVMSSGIMKAEKHQKEAVDKILELMLCILNGLHNKNNMPAISDCSLQWAPVFRLRNSSLLNFIRELLQKDPCLLYIFRVNILSALSDLIETSKEEVLFLLLSFCEIMEAKVQGSNFSGSTFGEVSSKIQSFLQEAICYWIGAINDIVHGDPSCSHIHETELALLWGMISCYPRMIDIPEMSSYLIDLIDALDRLLMIEAGSVAGLPKQTWQSVIGAALSSYNKSHHGKESQPEETSKFLYLAKKYISSAQVLSAVADYLDIVYGPTVEAHSSNRKHHPELSVEKAVDAVMIFADNLRHSNKGLRLSTLRILCHYEPLRSVDSTNDQAVGKKTKSEVAQGSHVDSQGINVLQLLLSIEETSLSISTSRKVILWISRIQMGLHAGRVPRAYVPLVLNGIIGVLNNRFSYLWNPALECLAVLLSQHIQVVWDEFISCLEQYQLIFHTSKEQDRGKSKLHDELSDLVQNFYSFVTPESDSTPYATVLSLLLQSLQKIPNVVESHSQQFMSLFLKFLGYNLDDLISVGLFDSRACKGREWKGVLKEWLNLLKIMRNPRSFYQSQFLREVLQNRLLDENDAEIQMKVLDCLLIWKEDFLLPYDQHLRNLISVRYLREELTTWSLSKESNLIEEQHRPYVVPIVIRLLMPKVRKLKTLASRKNASVHHRKAVLGFIAELDVLELPLFFALLIKPLQISSEDTDSSPENSMDQFQGFSFLKYFTVDNITALSWKKRYGFMHVIEDILGVFDEFHIRPFLDLLMGCVVRVLGSCTSSIDAAKCDGLSSRDDHSGADLTLFNKDSAPASHVTTSNTVKQFKDLRSLCLKIVSLFLDKYEDYEFGCEFWDLFFTSVKPLVDGFKQEGSSSEKPSSLFSCFVAMSRSHRLVSLLSRENNLVRDIFSMLSIKSASEAIVSCVLKFVENLLNLDSELGDEDASTKRVLLPNLEALICSLHCLFQSDSATKRKLVKCPGERDIRIFKLLSKYIKDPLLARKFVDVLLPFVAKKAKVSHLCSEAVQVIREIVPALGSDSTKKVLTAVSPLLASVELEMRLSICHLLDSLAEADPTILSMAKLVRDLNATSAAELGSLDYDTIINAYEKISVNFFYTIHEDHALVILSHCVYDMSSEELILRHSAYRSLLSFVEFSALILCQEGKGQQEMTSKLIMHDNGCWTRASIQRIINKFLLKHMGVTLSRETTVKKEWIDLLREMVLKLPEVENLTSLRALCSKDAEVDFFNNIIHLQRHRRARALSRFRNVISTGNMSEGIINKVFVPLFFSMLFDAQEGKGENVRAACIEALGSISGHVEWNSYYGLLVRCLQGVTKNPDKQKLFLRLTCSILDNFHFSEISNSQKANESLENATVDGTISRGSSAILQECSTSTMVTEIQASLSKTVLPKMQKLLNSDSDKVNVNISLAALKLLKLLPEDIMDSLLPSIIHRISNFLKNRMESIRDEARSALAACLKELGLEYLQFIVRVLRATLKRGYELHVLGYTLNFILSKSLLVPVSGKLDYCLEDLLSVVENDILGDVAEQKEVEKIASKMKETKTRKSLKTLELIAESVTFKTHALKLLSPVTTHLQKQLTPKVKTELERMLNHIAVGIDRNPSVDETGLFIFLYGLIEDGIKDENGQGEHSLVTEAKKHHRNDSRGKRVTSGRILNVSSHLIIVFALRILHKRIKSLKLGKCEHGLSMLDPFVMLLVNCLDSKYEDILSASLSCLTPLVRLPLPSLESQADKIKEAVLAIAQNSVTSSSLLMQSCLRLLAVLLRSTRITLSSDQLHHLIQLPLFVDIEKNPSNLALSLLKAIVSRKLVVAEIYDLVTQVGELMVTSQVDSIRKKCSQILLQFLLDYQLSVKRLQQHLDFLLSNLRYEHSTGREAVLEMLHAIIVKFPRKNVDEQSQTLFVHLVVCLANDHDSRVRSMTGAAIKKLIGCVSSHSLHSILEYTLSWYSEETQQLWSAAAQVLGFLVEVMKKGFERHVNRVLLVTRKSLQSAIGAVTCRQLDFSEEPTVAFWREAYYSLVMLEKMLHQFPDLSFQSDLEDIWEAICELLLHPHMWLRHISNRLIALYFASAIEAPKENEEKSLRAYFLMKPSRLFIIAVSLCCQLKTQLDDSSTDLITQNLVFTICGMNSLMAQMEFWSTTLEQHEQVRFLEAFQLLDSRKGKSVFLSLTSGLSYQGDPGQSNDIRHAIVSYLLKRMGKIALQMEAVQMKIIFNTFSKISSQISRDDCLHYVPEILLPLYKVSEGFSGKVIPDDIKQLAEAVRETIKNTIGIQNFVQVYSEIRKNLKAKRDKRRQEEKVMAVVNPMRNAKRKLRIAAKHRANKKRKIMTMKMGRWVHQKQRTM from the exons GGTGACGGTAAAACTACGATTTTATCCCAAGGATTATGTTCAAGAATTTATAGCAGAGGCATTATCATTCTTGCTTAGGAATGCGCCTGATGAGCAGTTGCAGTATG GTATTAAAAGGATAATGAGTGAAGTTGTGAAGAAACCGTTGCCTACAAGAAAACTTGGTGTCAGTGCTTTACTATGTTATGTCATGAGAGGGGCCTCATCAAGGTTCCATTCAAGAGCAGAACGAGTATCGCGGCTATTGATGGACAGTGCTATCTTGG ATTACCAGTCATTGCTTGAACATGCGGGGTTTCTTATGCAAAATATTGTCATGTCTTCTGGCATTATGAAGGCAGAGAAGCATCAAAAAGAGGCTGTTGATAAGATTCTGGAATTGATGTTATGTATTCTGAATGGCCtccacaataaaaataacatgccaGCCATCTCTGACTGTTCGTTGCAGTGGGCTCCTGTATTTAGGTTAAGGAACTCAAG CTTGCTGAATTTTATTAGAGAACTACTACAAAAGGACCcttgcttattatatattttcagaGTAAACATCTTGAG TGCGTTGAGTGATTTGATAGAGACTTCAAAAGAAGAGGTTTTATTTCTATTACTGTCCTTCTGTGAAATAATGGAAGCAAAAGTGCAAGGGTCCAACTTCTCAGGCAGCACATTTGGAGAAGTGTCTTCAAAGATTCAGAGTTTTTTGCAGGAAGCTATCTGCTATTGGATTGGGGCAATAAATGACATTGTGCATGGGGATCCATCATGTAGTCATATTCATGAGACTGAGTTAGCTTTGCTGTGGGGAATGATTAGCTGCTATCCCCGTATGATTGATATCCCTGAGATGTCATCCTATTTAATAGATTTGATTGATGCACTTGATCGGCTACTGATGATTGAAGCAG GCTCCGTAGCAGGTCTACCTAAACAAACATGGCAAAGCGTAATTGGTGCTGCTTTGAGTTCTTATAACAAATCACATCATGGTAAAGAATCCCAGCCTGAAGAGACAAGCAAATTTTTGTATCTGgcaaaaaaatacatatcatCTGCACAAGTATTGTCTGCTGTAGCTGATTATTTGGATATTGTCTATGG GCCTACAGTGGAAGCACACAGTAGCAATAGGAAGCATCATCCAGAACTTTCTGTGGAGAAGGCTGTGGATGCAGTAATGATATTTGCTGATAATTTGCGCCACTCTAACAAGGGGTTACGCTTATCAACTCTTAGAATATTGTGCCACTATGAACCTCTGAGATCTGTAGATTCTACAAATGATCAAGCAGTtgggaagaaaacaaaatctgaAGTTGCTCAGGGATCCCATGTGGATAGTCAGGGCATTAAT GTTCTTCAGTTGCTTCTCTCAATCGAGGAAACTTCTCTTTCAATTTCTACAAGCCGGAAAGTTATCCTATGGATTTCCAGAATACAGATGGGTCTTCATGCTGGCAGAGTACCTCGAGCCTATGTGCCCCTTGTCTTAAATGGGATAATTGGTGTATTGAATAACCGCTTTAGCTATCTTTGGAATCCGGCATTGGAATGCCTGGCAGTTTTGTTGAGCCAGCATATTCAAGTTGTATGGGATGAATTTATTTCTTGTCTTGAGCAGTACCAATTGATATTTCATACATCTAAAGAACAAGACCGGGGGAAGTCTAAGTTGCATGATGAGTTAAGTG ATCTTGTACAGAATTTTTATTCGTTTGTTACTCCGGAATCAGATAGCACTCCATATGCAACAGTATTATCCTTGTTGCTCCAATCCTTGCAAAAGATTCCAAATGTTGTCGAATCCCATTCTCAACAGTTTATGTCTTTGTTCTTAAAGTTTCTGGGCTATAATCTCGATGATCTTATAAG TGTGGGATTATTCGATTCACGTGCTTGTAAAGGCAGAGAGTGGAAGGGTGTCCTTAAGGAATGGTTAAACTTGCTGAAAATAATGCGCAACCCTAGGTCTTTTTATCAGAGTCAATTTCTTAGAGAAGTTCTGCAAAATAG GCTTCTGGATGAAAATGATGCTGAAATACAGATGAAGGTTCTTGATTGCCTGTTAATTTGGAAGGAGGATTTCTTGCTTCCTTATGATCAGCATCTGAGGAACTTGATTAGTGTTAGATATCTGCGAGAAGAACTGACTACTTGGAGTTTGTCAAAAGAATCTAATTTAATTGAAGAACAGCACAGACCTTATGTTGTGCCTATAGTTATCCGCCTTCTAATGCCAAAAGTTAGGAAATTGAAGACACTTGCCTCTCGAAAG AATGCAAGTGTTCATCACAGAAAGGCAGTGCTTGGTTTCATTGCTGAACTTGATGTTTTGGAGCTTCCACTTTTCTTCGCATTGTTGATAAAGCCATTGCAAATTAGTTCTGAAGATACTGATAGTTCACCCGAAAATTCTATGGATCAATTTCAAGGATTTAGTTTCTTAAAGTATTTCACCGTGGATAATATAACGGCCCTGTCTTGGAAGAAGCGATACGgttttatgcatgtgattgAAGATATCCTTGGGGTTTTTGATGAATTCCACATCAGACCTTTTCTTGATCTATTAATGGGATGTGTTGTTCGGGTATTGGGAAGCTGCACATCAAGTATTGACGCTGCAAAGTGCGATGGATTATCCTCACGCGATGATCATTCTGGTGCTGACCTAACTTTATTCAATAAAGACAGTGCACCAGCAAGTCATGTCACG ACAAGCAACACTGTGAAGCAGTTCAAAGATTTAAGGTCTCTATGCCTGAAAATCGTCTCTCTTTTCCTTGACAAGTATGAAGATTATGAATTTGGTTGTGAGTTCTGGGACCTATTCTTTACATCTGTGAAACCTTTAGTTGATGGTTTCAAACAGGAAGGTTCCAGCAGTGAGAAACCAAGTTCGCTGTTCTCTTGCTTTGTAGCTATGAGTAGAAGCCACAGGCTTGTATCACTCTTGAGTAGGGAAAATAATCTTGTTCGTGATATATTTTCAATGCTGAGTATTAAGTCAGCTTCTGAAGCTATTGTCTCATGTGTTCTTAAGTTCGTTGAGAACCTGTTGAATCTTGATAGTGAGTTGGGTGATGAAGATGCTAGTACAAAAAGAGTTTTACTTCCAAACCTGGAGGCACTTATCTGCAGCTTGCATTGCCTTTTTCAAAGTGATAGTGCAACAAAGAG GAAATTGGTCAAATGTCCTGGGGAGAGGGACATAAGAATTTTCAAGTTATTATCAAAGTATATAAAGGACCCGTTGCTAGCAAGAAAATTTGTAGATGTCTTGCTCCCATTCGTAGCAAAGAAAGCTAAAGTTTCTC ATCTGTGTTCTGAAGCTGTGCAAGTCATTCGAGAAATTGTTCCAGCGTTAGGAAGCGACAGTACTAAAAAGGTTTTGACGGCAGTTTCCCCCCTACTTGCTTCGGTTGAATTGGAGATGCGGCTGTCTATTTGTCATCTTCTTGATTCTCTTGCAGAAGCTGATCCTACTATCCTATCCATG GCAAAACTTGTTCGTGACTTGAACGCAACTTCTGCTGCTGAATTGGGTAGCCTTGATTATGACACTATAATAAATGCTTATGAAAAGATTTCCGTCAATTTCTTCTATACTATTCATGAGGATCATGCATTGGTCATTTTATCACATTGTGTATATGACATGTCTTCTGAAGAATTGATCTTAAGGCATAGTGCTTATAGGTCATTGCTCTCGTTTGTTGAATTTTCTGCCCTGATTCTTTGCCAAGAAGGAAAAGGTCAGCAAGAAATGACTTCTAAGTTGATTATGCATGATAATGGTTGTTGGACAAGAGCATCTATTCAGCGTATAATAAACAAGTTCCTTTTGAAACATATGGGGGTTACTTTGAGCAGAGAAACTACTGTCAAGAAG GAATGGATAGATTTACTACGAGAAATGGTGTTGAAACTTCCAGAAGTAGAAAATCTTACTTCATTGAGGGCTCTGTGCAGTAAAGATGCTGAAGTCGATTTTTTCAACAATATTATTCATTTGCAA AGACACAGGAGAGCAAGGGCATTGTCTCGTTTTAGAAATGTTATCAGTACAGGCAACATGTCAGAg GGAatcataaataaagtcttcgtGCCTCTCTTTTTTAGTATGTTGTTTGATGCACAAGaaggaaaaggagaaaatgTTAGAGCTGCATGCATAGAGGCCCTAGGTTCAATTTCTGGTCACGTGGAATGGAATTCATACTATGGATTATTAGTTAGATGCCTTCAAGGGGTGACGAAGAATCCTGACAAGCAAAAGCTCTTTTTGAGACTGACTTGCTCTATATTggacaattttcatttttcagaaaTTAGTAACAGCCAAAAAGCGAATGAATCCTTGGAGAATGCTACTGTTGATGGGACCATTAGTAGGGGTTCTTCTGCTATTTTACAGGAGTGCAGTACTTCTACTATGGTAACTGAGATACAGGCATCCCTTAGTAAAACAGTGCTCCCAAAGATGCAGAAGCTACTGAATTCTGATTCTGATAAGGTCAATGTGAACATCAGTTTGGCTGCTCTGAAACTGCTAAAATTACTTCCTGAGGACATAATGGACTCATTGCTTCCTAGTATCATTCATCGCATTTCAAACTTCTTAAAGAATCGTATGGAAAGCATACGTGATGAAGCTAGGTCTGCTTTGGCTGCTTGTTTGAAGGAGCTTGGGCTGGAATACCTGCAGTTTATTGTCAGGGTCTTGCGAGCTACCTTGAAACGAGGATACGAGCTGCATGTATTGGGTTATACACTCAATTTCATCTTGTCCAAGTCTCTTTTAGTTCCTGTTAGTGGGAAATTGGATTACTGTTTGGAAGATCTTCTCTCTGTAGTAGAGAATGACATTCTTGGAGATGTTGCTGAGCAAAAAGAGGTGGAAAAGATTGCttcaaaaatgaaagaaactaAGACGCGAAAATCGTTGAAAACCTTGGAATTGATAGCCGAAAGCGTAACATTCAAAACCCATGCCTTGAAGCTTCTTTCACCTGTTACAACACATTTGCAAAAGCAGCTGACGCCAAAAGTTAAAACTGAATTGGAAAGGATGTTAAATCACATAGCCGTTGGTATTGATCGTAATCCATCTGTAGATGAGACTGgccttttcatctttttatatgGCCTTATTGAAGATGGTATTAAAGACGAAAATGGTCAGGGTGAACATTCATTAGTGACAGAGGCAAAGAAACATCATAGAAATGACTCGCGTGGAAAAAGAGTAACTTCGGGCCGGATTCTCAATGTAtcttctcatcttattattGTGTTTGCTCTCAGGATATTGCACAAACGtatcaaaagtttgaaactgGGAAAATGTGAACACGGGTTATCAATGCTGGATCCTTTTGTCATGCTTCTTGTCAACTGCCTGGATTCTAAGTATGAAGATATTTTATCTGCATCCCTTAGTTGCCTCACTCCATTGGTAAGGCTGCCTTTACCATCCCTGGAATCCCAAGCTGATAAAATAAAGGAAGCAGTCTTGGCTATTGCACAGAATTCGGTAACTTCCAGCAGTCTTCTAATGCAGTCATGTCTGAGATTGTTGGCTGTGCTTCTACGGAGCACCAGAATCACCCTTTCATCAGATCAGTTACACCATTTAATTCAGCTTCCCCTGTTTGTTGATATTGAAAAAAATCCTTCTAATCTTGCCCTTTCACTTTTAAAGGCAATTGTTAGCCGCAAGCTTGTTGTTGCTGAGATATATGATCTTGTAACTCAAGTTGGTGAATTGATGGTGACTAGTCAAGTGGATTCAATTCGCAAGAAATGCAGTCAAATCTTATTGCAATTTTTACTTGATTATCAGCTTTCTGTGAAACGTCTGCAGCAACATCTAGATTTTCTGCTTTCAAATCTAAG ATATGAGCATTCAACTGGAAGAGAAGCTGTGCTTGAAATGCTTCATGCAATCATTGTCaaatttccaagaaaaaatGTGGATGAGCAATCACAGACGTTATTTGTACATTTGGTGGTTTGCTTAGCCAATGATCATGATAGTAGGGTTCGTTCCATGACTGGGGCAGCTATAAAGAAGCTCATTGGGTGCGTAAGCTCACATTCACTCCATTCAATTCTTGAGTACACATTATCTTGGTATTCAGAAGAGACACAGCAACTGTGGAGTGCTGCTGCACAG GTCCTGGGATTTCTGGTTGAGGTAATGAAGAAAGGATTTGAAAGACATGTTAATAGAGTATTGTTGGTGACAAGAAAAAGTTTGCAGTCTGCCATTGGTGCTGTCACCTGTAGGCAATTAGATTTCTCTGAGGAACCTACTGTTGCTTTCTGGAGAGAGGCATACTATTCCCTTGTTATGCTGGAGAAGATGCTTCATCAGTTCCCTGATTTGTCCTTTCAAAGTGATCTTGAG GATATTTGGGAGGCAATCTGTGAGTTGCTTTTGCACCCACACATGTGGTTACGCCACATATCCAATCGCCTGATAGCCTTGTACTTTGCCAGTGCAATAGAAGCAcccaaagaaaatgaagaaaaatcatTACGAGCTTATTTTCTTATGAAGCCAAGTAGACTTTTTATAATAGCTGTTTCCCTCTGCTGCCAACTGAAGACACAACTCGATGATTCTTCCACGGACCTTATAACACAAAATCTTGTCTTCACGATTTGTGGAATGAATTCTTTGATGGCACAGATGGAGTTCTGGTCTACTACCCTTGAACAGCATGAGCAAGTCCGTTTTCTTGAAGCTTTCCAACTGCTGGATTCAAGAAAGGGGAAAAGCGTCTTTTTGTCTCTTACATCTGGTTTAAGTTATCAAGGGGATCCTGGCCAATCCAATGATATCCGACATGCAATTGTTTCTTATTTGCTCAAAAGAATGGGAAAAATTGCCCTTCAGATGGAGGCTGTTCAG atgaaaattatattcaatactttttcaaaaatatcatcacaaatCAGTCGGGATGATTGCCTACATTATGTACCCGAAATCCTACTGCCCCTATATAAAGTTAGTGAAGGATTTTCTGGGAAAGTGATCCCTG ATGACATAAAGCAATTGGCAGAAGCAGTTCGTGAAACAATAAAGAATACTATAGGCATCCAAAACTTCGTACAAGTGTATAGCGAGATCAGGAAGAATCTCAAGGCGAAACGGGACAAGAGAAGACAGGAAGAAAAGGTTATGGCTGTTGTAAATCCAATGCGCAATGCCAAGAGGAAGTTAAGGATTGCTGCTAAGCATCGTGCCAACAAGAAAAGGAAGATAATGACAATGAAAATGGGGAGATGGGTTCACCAGAAACAAAGGAcgatgtaa